In candidate division WOR-3 bacterium, a single genomic region encodes these proteins:
- a CDS encoding HNH endonuclease signature motif containing protein gives MKENPFCVICMKEGIIRAAEIADHIIQIRVGGAKWDKNNLQALCKKCHAKKSGKEAHYGKNNRNRPSF, from the coding sequence TTGAAGGAAAATCCGTTTTGTGTAATATGTATGAAAGAGGGAATAATTAGAGCTGCTGAAATTGCAGACCACATAATTCAGATAAGGGTTGGAGGAGCGAAATGGGATAAAAATAATTTACAGGCATTGTGCAAAAAATGTCATGCTAAAAAAAGCGGTAAAGAAGCACATTATGGGAAAAATAATAGGAATAGACCCAGCTTTTAG